Proteins from a genomic interval of Schistosoma mansoni, WGS project CABG00000000 data, chromosome 3 unplaced supercontig 0083, strain Puerto Rico, whole genome shotgun sequence:
- a CDS encoding XP_018645488.1: MDQITNVNRIGISHETLRRRALNYLHEAQNTLTNLHSISIQLQGLHHKDLNNETVSSIQASLIRYRQNVEEIILHLEIILNKLGQLDGFSQIRMIGLNKLSQRLQKKIQEQQNPADCKMAKYVTFDYTNLCGFGCSMHQLMYCLQLAFENDRVLIVKNHPPGDIFRKWLHQNTLPLSEKCSHLDTNGRSDNIQCPRLRYGHIHNLLPNVLPINMNAELLRLHEAPYVWFAGQLAAYILRPRPQFAQLINATLKSFKMSGDPVVGVHIRRTDKVGVCLYTSLEYGMMHFIVNCSESWQCMFRINNSIQIKRSIYLATDDPNVFTQFPNSHPNYILYGSPGRSHSADLKIRKTYNSWNNAIIDVIALSMTDFLVCTFSSNICRLAYELMQTRQMELGDATQLCHSIDIAFHEEDYSRLKFDVIIPDMKEQLKYGDVVDIFINHGNGSASVKLDQSSRNIHNKSQKDTRNEFFMAPAYKFRPRINIT, translated from the exons ATGGATCAGATAACAA ATGTAAATCGGATTGGTATTTCCCATGAAACACTTAGACGTCGTGCTTTGAACTACTTACATGAAGCACAGAATACTTTGACCAATTTACACAGCATTTCTATCCAATTACAAGGACTTCATCATAAGGATTTGAATAATGAAACAGTTTCATCTATTCAAGCATCATTAATTCGCTATCGACAGAATGTGGAGgaaattattttacatttgGAAATTATTCTTAACAAATTAGGTCAATTAGATGGATTTTCACAAATCCGAATGATTGGCTTAAATAAGCTTTCACAGAGACTACAGAAGAAGATTCAAGAGCAACAG AATCCTGCAGATTGTAAAATGGCCAAATATGTAACATTTGACTATACTAATTTATGTGGATTTGGTTGTTCCATGCATCAACTCATGTATTGTTTACAATTGGCTTTTGAAAATGATCGAGTTTTAATAGTGAAGAATCATCCTCCTGGAGATATTTTTCGAAAATGGCTTCATCAGAACACACTTCCACTTTCTGAGAAATGTAGTCATCTGGATACAAATGGTAGATCAG ATAACATCCAATGTCCTCGTCTTCGATATGGTCACATACATAACTTGTTGCCAAATGTTCTACCCATAAATATGAATGCAGAATTATTACGTTTACATGAGGCACCATATGTTTGGTTTGCTGGTCAACTAGCAGCCTATATTTTGCGTCCAAGGCCACAATTTGCACAATTAATCAATGCAACCTTGAAGAGCTTCAAAATGAGTGGTGATCCTGTTGTTGGTGTGCATATCAGACGTACTGATAAGGTTGGTGTTTGTTTATATACCTCGTTAGAATATGGTATGATGCACTTTATTGTTAATTGTTCAGAATCTTGGCAGTGCATGTTCAGAAT AAATAACTCTATTCAAATTAAACGAAGTATTTATTTGGCAACAGATGATCCAAATGTTTTTACACAATTCCCTAACAGTCATCCTAACTATATTCTATATGGTAGTCCAGGTAGATCTCATTCAGCTGATTTAAAAATACGAAAGACATATAATTCATGGAATAATGCAATCATTGACGTTATTGCACTTTCAATGACAGATTTCTTGGTGTGTACATTTTCATCGAAT atttgTCGTTTAGCTTATGAATTAATGCAAACACGTCAAATGGAATTGGGTGATGCAACACAATTATGTCATTCCATTGATATTGCATTCCATGAAGAAGATTACAGTAGACTAAAATTTGATGTGATTATACCAGATATGAAAGAACAGTTAAAGTATGGTGATGTAGTGGATATTTTCATTAATCATGGAAATGGTTCAGCATCAGTAAAACTAGATCAATCAAGCAGAAATATACATAATAAAAGCCAAAAGGATACAAGGAACGAATTCTTTATGGCACCTGCTTATAAGTTTAGACCAAGAATAAACATAACTTGA